A genomic window from Pseudomonadota bacterium includes:
- a CDS encoding Hpt domain-containing protein produces MERADAVDPHRIIARIDADLIDLVPGYIENRRKDVLAILGALGRGDMECVWIIGHSMKGSGGGYGFHTVSEVGAALEQAARVSDGDAVSRALARLQDYLARVEVVCEPDPE; encoded by the coding sequence ATGGAGCGAGCCGACGCCGTCGATCCCCACAGGATCATCGCACGGATCGATGCGGATCTGATCGACCTCGTGCCAGGGTATATCGAGAACCGGCGCAAGGACGTGCTGGCGATCCTGGGCGCACTCGGGCGCGGCGATATGGAATGCGTCTGGATCATCGGCCACAGCATGAAGGGATCGGGCGGCGGGTACGGCTTTCACACCGTGAGCGAGGTGGGGGCGGCGTTGGAGCAGGCGGCCAGGGTTTCGGATGGCGATGCCGTCAGCAGAGCGCTCGCGCGCTTGCAGGACTACCTCGCGCGGGTCGAGGTCGTCTGCGAACCCGACCCTGAATAA
- the glmS gene encoding glutamine--fructose-6-phosphate transaminase (isomerizing) has translation MCGIVGGVAQRDVTPILVEGLKRLEYRGYDSAGVAIVDGRSRLERLRVLGKVGVLEAALAEHTLSGTTGIAHTRWATHGEPSTRNAHPHVSHDAVALVHNGIIENHAALRARQRTLGYELTSETDTEVAVHQIHFHLQKGKDLLRAVLDARAELEGAYALGVISTQEPGRLVAARRGSPLVIGIGIGEHFIASDVFALLPVTQRFIHLEEGDVADLRRESVEIYDLHGQRVERPVSISSLSADAADKAGYRHYMQKEIFTQARAVADTLEGRVLAGRVVEDAFGFAAPGVFDRVRAIQIVACGTSYHAGLVARYWMEAVAGVPCSVEVASEFRYRRQVVLPGTLIVAISQSGETADTLAALREARTLGYAATLAICNVPESSLTREADLVFLTRAGPEIGVASTKAFTTQLTALLMLVIALGRRRGIDRDAESSLVAKLESVPGLLGQILESDERIRHLAERFADKHHTLYLGRGALYPVAMEGALKLKEISYIHAEAYPAGELKHGPLALVDEDMPVIAVAPNNALLEKLMSNLEEVRARGGRLFVFADPSVEIKASPGVEVVEVPPVGDLIAPILYTVPLQLLAYHVAVLKGADVDQPRNLAKSVTVE, from the coding sequence ATGTGCGGCATCGTCGGTGGCGTAGCACAGCGCGACGTCACACCGATCCTCGTCGAGGGTCTGAAACGGCTCGAGTACCGAGGCTACGACTCGGCCGGGGTAGCGATCGTTGACGGCCGGAGCCGCCTGGAGCGGCTGCGGGTGCTCGGCAAGGTCGGCGTGCTCGAAGCGGCGCTTGCAGAGCATACGCTTTCCGGCACCACCGGCATCGCGCATACGCGCTGGGCGACGCACGGGGAACCGAGCACCCGCAACGCCCACCCCCACGTATCGCACGACGCTGTGGCGCTGGTCCATAACGGGATCATCGAGAATCACGCGGCGCTGCGTGCGCGCCAGAGGACGCTCGGCTACGAGCTCACCTCCGAGACCGACACCGAGGTCGCCGTCCACCAAATCCATTTCCATCTCCAAAAGGGCAAGGACCTCTTGCGCGCCGTCCTGGATGCCCGGGCCGAGCTCGAAGGGGCCTATGCGCTCGGCGTCATCAGCACCCAGGAGCCCGGCCGCCTGGTGGCCGCGCGGCGCGGCAGCCCGCTCGTCATCGGCATCGGGATCGGCGAGCACTTCATCGCCTCCGACGTCTTCGCGCTCCTGCCGGTGACGCAGCGTTTCATCCATCTGGAAGAGGGCGATGTCGCCGATCTCCGCCGGGAGTCGGTCGAGATCTACGACCTCCATGGACAGCGCGTCGAACGCCCGGTATCGATCTCGAGCCTGTCCGCGGACGCGGCGGACAAGGCCGGCTACCGGCATTACATGCAGAAGGAGATCTTCACCCAGGCGCGGGCCGTGGCCGACACCCTGGAGGGTCGTGTGCTCGCCGGGCGCGTCGTCGAGGACGCCTTCGGATTTGCCGCGCCCGGCGTGTTCGATCGGGTGCGGGCCATCCAGATCGTGGCGTGTGGGACGAGCTACCATGCCGGACTCGTGGCGCGCTACTGGATGGAGGCGGTGGCCGGCGTCCCGTGCAGCGTCGAGGTGGCCAGTGAGTTTCGCTACCGCCGGCAGGTGGTCCTGCCCGGGACGCTGATCGTGGCGATCTCCCAGTCGGGCGAGACCGCCGATACGCTCGCGGCATTGCGCGAGGCCAGAACCCTGGGCTACGCCGCGACGCTCGCCATCTGCAACGTGCCGGAGAGCTCGCTGACGCGCGAGGCGGACCTGGTGTTCCTGACCCGCGCCGGTCCCGAGATCGGAGTGGCCTCGACCAAGGCCTTCACGACCCAGCTCACGGCCCTCTTGATGCTGGTGATCGCGCTCGGTCGGCGACGCGGAATCGACAGAGACGCCGAGAGCTCGCTGGTGGCGAAGCTCGAAAGCGTACCGGGGCTGCTCGGTCAGATCCTGGAGTCGGACGAGCGGATCCGGCACCTCGCGGAGCGGTTTGCGGACAAGCATCACACCCTGTACCTCGGGCGTGGCGCCTTGTACCCGGTAGCCATGGAGGGGGCCTTGAAGCTCAAGGAGATCTCCTATATCCATGCCGAGGCCTACCCGGCCGGGGAGCTCAAGCACGGCCCGCTGGCGCTCGTGGATGAGGACATGCCCGTCATCGCCGTGGCGCCCAACAATGCGCTCCTGGAAAAGCTCATGTCCAACCTCGAAGAGGTGCGGGCGCGCGGCGGCAGGCTCTTCGTCTTCGCCGATCCGAGCGTCGAGATCAAGGCCTCGCCCGGCGTCGAGGTCGTCGAGGTGCCTCCCGTCGGGGACCTGATCGCCCCTATCCTCTATACTGTGCCCTTGCAGCTTCTGGCCTACCACGTGGCCGTGCTCAAAGGGGCGGATGTGGATCAGCCGCGCAACCTTGCGAAGTCGGTCACCGTCGAGTAG
- a CDS encoding sigma-54 dependent transcriptional regulator — MQLDKYRVLVVDDDRDMVTLLCTWLAEAGFYVDSAPSGVDALQRIDITRPDIVVTDLVMRGMDGMTLLTEIHRHNPLMPVIMLSGQAQVRDAVKAMHLGISEFLIKPLERAELVDQICKTLRIASGAETTQGPGFGKGLIYRSPKMAEVIDQARLVADTDITIFINGSTGTGKEVLAKAIHEASPRRDKPFIGVNCAAIPEQLLESELFGHEKGSFTGAATRHEGLFQAGNGGTLFLDEVGDMPLGLQVKLLRVLQDFEVRPIGSTRSVPVNVRIISATNNDLEGAVKGGRFRQDLYYRLHVVPLYLPALAERREDIRVLLDHFLERLAKRQRLKAKRFAPEALEYLTAAPWPGNVRQLINVVELCATLSKGDIIPLGMAQRALRDQPAELKSLRDAKHAFERNYLLSVLRITSGQVASAARIAGRNRTEFYKLLKQHRIDPAEFRKGGVEDPGDVEEESPDGAPGDASDETSEGAAD, encoded by the coding sequence ATGCAACTCGATAAATATCGCGTCCTGGTCGTCGATGACGACCGGGACATGGTGACGCTCCTCTGCACCTGGCTCGCGGAGGCCGGCTTCTATGTGGATAGCGCCCCGTCCGGCGTGGATGCCTTACAGCGCATCGACATCACGCGCCCCGACATCGTGGTGACGGATCTGGTGATGCGGGGCATGGACGGGATGACGCTCCTGACCGAGATCCACCGGCACAATCCGCTCATGCCCGTGATCATGCTGAGCGGCCAGGCCCAGGTCCGGGATGCCGTTAAGGCCATGCACCTCGGGATCTCCGAGTTCCTGATCAAACCGCTCGAACGGGCCGAGTTGGTCGATCAGATCTGCAAGACCCTGCGCATCGCCTCCGGTGCCGAGACGACACAAGGACCCGGGTTCGGCAAGGGGCTCATCTATCGGAGCCCCAAGATGGCCGAGGTGATCGATCAAGCCAGGCTGGTCGCCGATACCGACATCACCATCTTCATCAACGGCAGCACCGGGACCGGCAAAGAGGTCCTGGCCAAGGCCATCCATGAGGCGAGCCCGAGGCGCGACAAACCCTTCATCGGGGTGAACTGTGCGGCCATCCCCGAACAGCTCCTGGAGTCGGAGCTCTTCGGGCATGAGAAAGGCTCGTTCACCGGCGCGGCCACCCGGCATGAGGGGCTCTTCCAGGCCGGGAACGGCGGCACCCTGTTCCTCGATGAGGTCGGCGATATGCCGCTCGGGCTGCAAGTGAAGCTTCTGCGGGTGTTGCAAGACTTCGAGGTGCGGCCCATCGGATCGACGCGCAGCGTGCCGGTCAATGTCCGCATCATCTCGGCCACCAACAACGACCTCGAAGGGGCCGTCAAGGGAGGCCGTTTCCGGCAAGACCTGTACTACCGGCTCCATGTCGTGCCGCTCTATCTCCCGGCGCTCGCGGAGCGCCGGGAAGACATCCGGGTGCTGCTCGACCACTTCCTGGAGCGCCTGGCAAAGCGTCAGAGACTCAAGGCCAAGCGCTTTGCGCCGGAGGCACTGGAATATCTGACCGCCGCGCCGTGGCCGGGGAACGTGCGCCAGCTCATCAACGTCGTCGAGCTGTGCGCGACCTTGTCCAAGGGCGATATCATCCCACTCGGTATGGCGCAGAGGGCCCTGCGCGATCAGCCGGCCGAGCTGAAGTCCCTGCGCGATGCGAAGCATGCCTTCGAGAGGAATTATCTCCTCTCCGTCCTGCGGATCACGAGCGGACAGGTGGCCTCGGCCGCACGCATCGCCGGGCGCAATCGCACCGAGTTCTACAAGCTCCTCAAGCAACACCGCATCGATCCGGCGGAGTTTCGCAAGGGCGGTGTCGAAGATCCCGGTGACGTCGAGGAGGAATCGCCCGATGGAGCACCCGGTGACGCATCGGATGAAACATCGGAGGGAGCGGCGGATTGA